A DNA window from Sylvia atricapilla isolate bSylAtr1 chromosome 6, bSylAtr1.pri, whole genome shotgun sequence contains the following coding sequences:
- the ZFP36L1 gene encoding mRNA decay activator protein ZFP36L1 → MSTALVSPTIFDLSEVLCKSNKMLNYSPSGVSGCLLDRKAVGTPAGGGFPRRHSVTLPNSKFHQNQLLGSLKGEPAPMLGPRESRFRDRSFSEGGERLLQQKQPGGQVNSSRYKTELCRPFEENGACKYGDKCQFAHGIHELRSLTRHPKYKTELCRTFHTIGFCPYGPRCHFIHNAEERRAVAGSREPAVTDRPRLQHSFSFAGFPSTAAPGLLDSPTSITPPPMLSADDLLGSPTLPDCASNPFTFSSQELVSLFAPSMGVQVPSGTSPTTFLFRPMSESPNMFDSPPSPQDSLSDQEGYLSSSSSSHSGSDSPILDTSRRLPIFSRLSISDD, encoded by the exons ATGTCCACAGCCCTGGTGTCGCCCACCATCTTCGACTTGAGCGAAGTTTTATGCAAG AGCAACAAGATGTTGAATTACAGCCCCTCGGGTGTCAGCGGGTGCCTGCTGGACAGGAAGGCGGTGGGCACCCCGGCGGGCGGGGGTTTCCCTAGGAGGCACTCTGTTACCCTGCCCAACTCCAAGTTTCACCAGAACCAGCTCCTCGGCAGCCTGAAAGGGGAGCCGGCTCCCATGCTGGGCCCCCGGGAAAGCCGCTTCCGGGACCGCTCCTTCTCCGAGGGCGGCGAGCGCCTactgcagcaaaagcagcccGGGGGACAGGTCAACTCCAGCCGCTACAAGACGGAGCTGTGCCGCCCTTTCGAGGAGAACGGCGCCTGCAAGTACGGTGACAAGTGCCAGTTCGCCCACGGCATCCACGAGCTGCGGAGCCTCACCCGTCACCCCAAGTACAAGACCGAGCTGTGCCGCACTTTCCACACCATCGGCTTCTGCCCCTATGGGCCGCGCTGCCACTTCATCCACAACGCGGAGGAGCGCCGCGCCGTGGCGGGGAGCCGGGAGCCCGCCGTCACCGACAGACCCCgcctgcagcacagcttcagCTTCGCCggcttccccagcactgctgcccccGGGCTGCTGGACAGCCCCACTTCCATCACACCGCCGCCCATGCTGAGCGCCGACGACCTGCTGGGCTCCCCCACCTTGCCTGACTGCGCCAGCAACCCTTTCACCTtctccagccaggagctggtcAGTCTCTTTGCCCCCAGCATGGGAGTGCAGGTGCCCAGCGGGACCTCCCCCACCACCTTCTTGTTCAGGCCCATGTCCGAGTCCCCCAACATGTTTGACTCGCCGCCCAGTCCTCAGGACTCCCTCTCTGACCAGGAGGGCTatctgagcagctccagcagcagccacagcgGCTCAGATTCCCCTATCCTGGACACCTCAAGACGTCTTCCCATCTTCAGCAGACTCTCCATCTCCGACGACTAA